One genomic region from Sciurus carolinensis chromosome 2, mSciCar1.2, whole genome shotgun sequence encodes:
- the LOC124976460 gene encoding olfactory receptor 4K3-like, whose protein sequence is MDGGNQSTVSEFVLLGLGHSWSIQFLLFMIFLLLYLIIVSGNIVIVTLIITDPHLHSPMYFFLANLSFVDMWLSSVTTPKMISDFLRENKTFSFAGCMCQIFFAHFIAASEMVLLVSMAYDRYVAICKPLHYSSIMNLQRCTGLVVSSWTTGFVHAMSHLSMIVQLPFCGPRDIDSFFCDMPLVIKLTCMDSYNLDMLMNVECGVVGITCFILLLISCTYILLSVLQSSRTGASKALSTCSAHVTVVVIFFVPCIFIYVWPLNITSLDKFLAVFYSVFTPLLNPAIYTLRNKEIKKALKRFRSYYVGSQEKV, encoded by the coding sequence ATGGATGGAGGAAATCAGTCCACAGTGTCAGAATTTGTGCTTCTGGGACTTGGCCACTCATGGAGTATTCAGTTCTTACTCTTCATGATATTTTTGTTGCTTTATCTGATCATTGTATCTGGGAATATTGTCATTGTGACCTTAATCATCACTGACCCTCATCTCCattcccccatgtacttctttctgGCCAACCTGTCCTTTGTTGATATGTGGCTTTCCTCAGTCACCACTCCTAAGATGATCTCAGACTTTCTCAGGGAGAACAAGACCTTTTCCTTTGCAGGTTGCATGTGCCAGATCTTCTTTGCCCATTTCATTGCAGCAAGTGAGATGGTGCTTCTGGTGTCCATGGCCTacgaccgctatgtggccatctgtaaacCACTCCACTACTCCTCCATTATGAACCTGCAAAGATGCACTGGGCTGGTGGTTTCTTCCTGGACCACAGGCTTTGTGCACGCCATGAGTCACCTGTCCATGATAGTGCAGCTGCCTTTCTGTGGCCCCAGGGATATAGACAGCTTTTTCTGTGATATGCCTCTGGTAATCAAGTTGACCTGCATGGATTCCTATAATTTAGACATGTTAATGAATGTTGAATGTGGGGTTGTGGGCATAACCTGCTTTATCCTCTTGCTGATATCCTGCACGTATATTCTTCTCAGTGTTCTCCAGAGCTCTAGAACTGGTGCATCTAAGGCCCTGTCCACCTGCAGTGCCCATGTCACAGTGGTAGTGATCTTTTTCGTGCCCTGCATCTTCATCTATGTGTGGCCACTCAACATCACCTCGCTGGACAAATTTCTTGCTGTGTTTTACTCTGTTTTTACACCACTCCTCAATCCAGCCATTTATACGTTgagaaataaagagataaaaaaggCTTTGAAAAGATTTAGGAGTTATTATGTAGGTTCTCAGGAAAAGGTTTAA